One window of Oreochromis niloticus isolate F11D_XX linkage group LG23, O_niloticus_UMD_NMBU, whole genome shotgun sequence genomic DNA carries:
- the LOC112843776 gene encoding C-X-C chemokine receptor type 2 has translation MSIVYVFEDYFSWNDSSINDSSINESSTFTPDPHTLKCGHKPLEPTAAITLCLILIGIFLLAIPGNLLVGWVIRTSQQTLTPSDVYLFHLTIADGLMALTLPFFAVALIQGWVFGDFLCKFLNLVMDANFYTSIIFLACISIDRYLVIVHARETLKSRQRMCSKMLCTAVWALGCALALPALFNDVREKDAEKMMCSVSFDIGNSIVWRLATRGFIHIFGFLVPAIVMISCYSITVARLLLTRGFQKHRAMRVIITVVIAFLLCWTPYQITIMVDILLRADLVKFDCAVRRSVSTAVVATHCLALLHSCINPFLYAFVGEKFRKKMKLLLHRKLRQERMSGSRFSRSTSQTSEGIGTVL, from the coding sequence ATGTCAATTGTCTATGTCTTTGAAGACTATTTCTCTTGGAATGACTCCAGTATCAATGACTCCAGTATCAATGAGTCCAGCACATTCACTCCAGATCCACATACCTTAAAATGTGGACACAAACCTCTGGAACCTACAGCAGCTATTACCCTATGTTTAATCCTCATAGGCATCTTCTTACTGGCTATACCAGGAAACCTGCTGGTAGGATGGGTGATCAGGACCAGCCAACAAACTCTGACTCCATCAGATGTATACCTGTTCCACCTGACCATAGCAGACGGACTGATGGCTCTGACGCTCCCGTTCTTTGCTGTAGCACTGATCCAAGGATGGGTCTTTGGAGACTTCCTGTGTAAATTCCTCAACCTCGTCATGGATGCAAACTTCTACACCAGCATCATCTTCCTCGCCTGTATTAGCATCGATCGTTACCTTGTGATTGTGCACGCCAGGGAGACACTCAAGAGCCGTCAGAGGATGTGCAGCAAAATGCTCTGCACAGCGGTGTGGGCCCTCGGTTGTGCCCTCGCTCTTCCTGCTCTTTTCAATGATGTCAGGGAGAAAGATGCCGAGAAGATGATGTGCTCTGTGAGCTTTGACATCGGCAACTCCATCGTATGGAGGCTCGCCACTCGGGGATTCATTCATATTTTTGGCTTTTTGGTCCCTGCGATTGTCATGATATCCTGCTACAGCATCACTGTTGCACGGCTGCTGCTCACTCGTGGTTTCCAGAAGCACCGAGCCATGCGGGTGATCATAACCGTGGTGATTGCGTTTCTGCTCTGCTGGACACCATACCAAATAACCATCATGGTAGACATACTGCTGAGAGCTGATCTAGTAAAGTTCGACTGTGCTGTGAGGAGGTCGGTGAGCACAGCCGTGGTTGCAACCCACTGCCTGGctctgctgcacagctgcatcaaCCCTTTCCTCTATGCCTTTGTGGGAGAGAAGTTCAGGAAGAAGATGAAACTGCTTCTTCATAGAAAGCTCAGACAGGAAAGGATGTCAGGGTCAAGGTTCAGCAGGTCAACATCTCAGACCTCAGAAGGCATTGGAACAGTTCTCTGA
- the slc19a1 gene encoding folate transporter 1 — protein sequence MVAEDTAGSGDRSDEEKEMDQKASEDAERQEDGDVAMAATAAEAPSGEDEARDPRKWKWSVIFLCFYGFMASIKPGEPFITPYLLSPEKNFTREQVTNEITPVLTYSYMAVLVPAFLLTDLLRYKPVLILQGVSQVIIWIILLLGGTLLQMQFMEFFYGITMACRVAYSSYIFSLVNPVLYQRVAGYSRSSVLLGVFTSSILGQLCMSLGNITFYTLNSISLGFVSFGLLLSLCLPWPKRSLFFNRTNQEEKEVVEVATKSELDKMNPKDGGPSFAAPPCPASTWKDSVFMQMLLEVRNVLKRPNLRLWSLWWVFNSTGYYLVLFYVHILWNKVYPATENKNVYNGGVEAASTLLSAIASFTAGFVKIRWNVWSELVIGIITAVQAGLLLLMRTTNNIWVCYVCYVLFRSFYQFLVPIATFQIASSLTKELCALVFGINTFFGTVLKTIINLIFSDKRGLALDVHSQFLVYFFYFTLLTVVYFACAAVVICRHYRNERRGEGVTRDQPTPTELSPVVTNKELEPLSNGKSA from the exons ATGGTAGCAGAggacacagcaggaagtggGGACAGATCAGAcgaggagaaagagatggatcAGAAAGCATCTGAAGACGCAGAGCGGCAGGAAGACGGGGATGTAGCGATGGCCGCCACTGCTGCAGAGGCTCCCTCTGGAGAGGATGAAGCCAGGGATCCCAGAAAGTGGAAGTGGTCTGTGATTTTCTTGTGTTTCTACGGGTTTATGGCATCCATAAAACCCGGGGAGCCCTTCATCACGCCATATCTGCTGAGCCCTGAGAAGAACTTCACCAGAGAGCAG GTGACCAATGAGATCACTCCTGTGCTGACGTATTCCTACATGGCTGTGCTTGTACCAGCCTTCCTGCTAACGGATCTTCTGCGATATAAGCCGGTCCTGATTCTTCAGGGCGTCAGTCAGGTGATCATCTGGATCATCCTGCTGCTTGGAGGAACGCTGCTTCAGATGCAGTTCATGGAGTTCTTCTACGGCATCACCATGGCCTGCCGTGTCGCCTACTCCTCCTACATCTTCTCCCTGGTCAACCCGGTCCTCTACCAGCGCGTGGCAGGCTACTCGCGCTCCTCAGTCCTCTTGGGGGTTTTCACCAGCTCTATCCTGGGCCAGCTGTGCATGTCCTTGGGAAACATCACCTTCTACACCCTCAACAGTATCTCTCTGGGGTTTGTCAGCTTTGGTTTGCTGCTCTCACTGTGCCTGCCCTGGCCTAAACGCTCCTTGTTTTTCAACCGGACAAATCAGGAGGAAAAGGAAGTGGTAGAAGTAGCCACCAAATCTGAACTGGACAAAATGAACCCAAAAGATGGAGGGCCATCCTTTGCCGCCCCTCCGTGTCCTGCGTCAACCTGGAAGGATTCTGTGTTTATGCAGATGCTTCTGGAGGTTAGGAATGTGCTGAAGAGACCCAACCTGAGGCTCTGGTCCCTGTGGTGGGTGTTCAACTCCACAGGGTATTACCTGGTGCTCTTCTACGTCCACATCCTGTGGAACAAAGTTTACCCTGCCACTGAGAACAAGAACGTTTACAATGGGGGAGTGGAAGCAGCTTCTACATTGCTCA GTGCTATAGCGTCCTTTACAGCAGGCTTTGTCAAAATTCGGTGGAACGTCTGGTCAGAGCTGGTCATCGGTATCATCACAGCAGTGCAGGCCGGTCTGCTGCTTCTTATGAGAACCACAAACAACATCTGGGTCTGCTATGTTTGTTATGTACTCTTCCGAAGCTTCTACCAGTTTCTGGTGCCTATTGCCAC TTTCCAGATTGCATCGTCACTCACCAAGGAGCTCTGCGCTCTTGTGTTTGGTATCAACACCTTCTTTGGGACAGTGCTGAAGACCATTATCAACCTGATCTTTTCTGATAAGAGGGGCCTGGCCTTGGATGTGCACTCTCAG TTTCTGGTGTACTTCTTTTACTTCACTCTTCTTACTGTCGTCTACTTTGCCTGCGCTGCTGTGGTCATCTGCCGTCACTACCGAAACGAGCGGAGGGGAGAAGGAGTGACCAGGGACCAGCCCACGCCCACAGAGCTCAGCCCTGTGGTGACAAACAAGGAACTAGAACCTTTGTCTAATGGCAAAagtgcctaa
- the LOC100700956 gene encoding uncharacterized protein LOC100700956 yields the protein MWPSETLIVWLGCLCVLLAAVSPSVHADTTVYGKVGGEAVLTPPDGSVSGPITQISWKEGSNKAMEWETGEMNATGYRQFDDRGHLDTSTGVMTISGLLYEDSNSYTPEINNRRLSSVRLVVLSPVPAPTVSKSCNESQCELTCEGNTTRATPVNYTWNLNDTGMHVSSGRQYTVHKSQINSLSIKLSCGIKNPISEKRSELITISSDSFSLTSSSEGGPNISMGVIVLIVLLGFVILLVAFHKWKTGTWFFEKESMPWEGDFWRRDEHQRQAHAANGTTAQKQNENPEEETPMTNRQTTQQ from the exons ATGTGGCCTTCAGAGACGCTAATCGTGTGGCTCGGCTGTTTGTGTGTCCTCCTAGCTGCCGTGTCTCCTTCAGTACATGCGG ATACTACAGTCTATGGAAAAGTGGGAGGAGAAGCTGTCCTAACACCACCTGATGGTTCTGTGTCTGGCCCCATCACACAAATCTCATGGAAAGAAGGTTCTAACAAAGCCATGGAGTGGGAGACAGGTGAAATGAATGCAACAGGCTATCGTCAGTTTGATG ATCGTGGCCACCTGGACACTTCCACTGGTGTGATGACGATCAGCGGACTGTTATATGAGGACAGCAACAGCTACACACCCGAGATCAACAACAGGCGACTCTCTTCAGTTCGCCTCGTCGTCCTCT CTCCCGTCCCTGCACCCACTGTTAGCAAATCCTGTAATGAGAGCCAATGTGAGTTGACCTGTGAAGGAAACACAACCAGAGCCACTCCAGTCAACTACACGTGGAATTTAAATGATACTGGGATGCATGTTTCATCTGGGAGACAATATACTGTTCATAAG TCCCAGATAAACAGTTTAAGCATTAAGTTAAGCTGTGGAATAAAAAACCCAATCAGCGAGAAGAGAAGTGAACTGATCACCATCTCTTCAGACTCATTCTCTTTGACATCTT CATCTGAAGGAGGTCCAAACATTTCCATGGGAGTTATAGTGCTCATCGTGCTGCTGGGTTTCGTCATATTGCTGGTTGCCTTTCATAAATGGAAAACAG GAACGTGGTTTTTTGAAAAAG AGTCCATGCCGTGGGAAGGAG ATTTCTGGAGGAGGGATGAACATCAGA GACAAGCTCATGCGGCTAACGGCACCACTgctcaaaaacaaaatgaaaaccctgAAG AGGAGACGCCAATGACAAACCGCCAAACCACACAGCAGTAA